A stretch of Haloprofundus halophilus DNA encodes these proteins:
- a CDS encoding IMP cyclohydrolase — translation MYVGRFIVVGPGIGAYRVSSRSFPDRQIVERDGALTVAPTADAPETDNPYISYNCVRETGSGEVVVGNGSQVDPITEKLDLGYPARDALVESLLALDYEKDDYDTPRIAGVVGDDEATIGIVRRDAVLVEAVEEPTLVATYEEDSPRAFEFAATTAEDAAREAYDLDFEHAVCAAGVAVSGGDGVETAVIND, via the coding sequence ATGTACGTCGGACGCTTCATCGTCGTCGGACCGGGCATCGGCGCCTACCGAGTCTCCTCGCGGTCGTTCCCCGACAGACAGATAGTCGAACGCGACGGCGCGCTCACCGTCGCGCCGACGGCGGACGCCCCGGAGACGGACAACCCCTACATCTCGTACAACTGCGTGCGCGAGACCGGCAGCGGAGAAGTCGTCGTCGGCAACGGCTCGCAGGTCGACCCGATAACGGAGAAACTGGACCTCGGCTACCCCGCCCGCGACGCGCTCGTCGAGAGCTTACTCGCGCTCGACTACGAGAAGGACGACTACGACACGCCGCGAATCGCGGGCGTCGTCGGCGACGACGAGGCGACTATCGGCATCGTCCGCAGGGACGCGGTACTCGTGGAGGCCGTCGAGGAGCCGACGCTCGTCGCCACCTACGAGGAAGACAGTCCACGGGCGTTCGAATTCGCGGCGACGACGGCCGAGGACGCCGCCCGCGAGGCGTACGACCTCGACTTCGAACACGCCGTCTGCGCGGCGGGTGTCGCCGTCTCCGGCGGCGATGGCGTCGAGACGGCCGTCATAAACGACTGA
- a CDS encoding DUF2073 domain-containing protein, which translates to MPEVRRGDHDGIQIDLISGARMENMRSMEKIRLILDSVRDGKIVILEDGLSPDEESKLIEVTMTEISPDNFSGIEIETYPHKSSDSGFLGKLMGRDSTKKLTVIGPANQIETLHKDETLISALISRK; encoded by the coding sequence ATGCCCGAAGTAAGACGCGGCGACCACGACGGCATCCAGATCGACCTCATCAGCGGCGCGCGGATGGAGAACATGCGGAGCATGGAGAAGATCCGCCTCATCCTCGACAGCGTCCGTGACGGGAAGATCGTCATCCTCGAGGACGGACTCTCGCCCGACGAGGAGTCGAAACTCATCGAGGTGACGATGACCGAGATCAGCCCCGACAACTTCAGCGGCATCGAAATCGAGACGTACCCGCACAAGAGCAGCGACAGCGGGTTCCTCGGCAAACTGATGGGACGCGACTCGACGAAGAAGCTCACCGTCATCGGCCCGGCCAACCAGATCGAGACGCTCCACAAGGACGAGACGCTCATCAGCGCGCTCATCTCCCGGAAGTAG
- a CDS encoding Cdc6/Cdc18 family protein → MTEDDSHSDDGEPADTASEQRRQAGDEETSRAGTDTSSGRTPPDRTAEERPAGSATDGSAGTEGDDADESEGSTAQRSGAPNPSRALSDVGLGDDGDSRGLFDDLLSGEPIFENKEVLRPSYTPHELPHRTDQINQMATILVSALRGETPSNILIYGKTGTGKTASAKFVSQELERTSQKYDVPCEVEYINCEVTDTQYRVLAQLANKFIEKNHTVIDDSLRSLETLAGQAREDETALADTEFDAVADVDARISELERDREEMEAVPMTGWPTDRVYSTFFDAVDYNERVVVIMLDEIDKLVEKSGDDTLYNLSRMNSELDNSRISIMGISNDLKFTDFLDPRVKSSLGEEEIVFPPYDANQLRDILQHRADVAFKGHALSEHVIPLCAAFAAQEHGDARRALDLLRTAGELAERSQADGVAETHVRQAQDKIELDRVVEVVRTLPTQSKIVLFSIILLEKNGVHNINTGEVFNIYKRLCEEIDADILTQRRVTDLISELDMLGIVNAVVVSKGRYGRTKEISLSVPIDETEAVLLTDSRLGDIENAQPFVQARFDN, encoded by the coding sequence ATGACCGAAGACGACTCACACTCCGACGACGGCGAACCCGCGGATACGGCGTCGGAGCAACGAAGACAGGCTGGCGACGAAGAGACGAGCAGAGCGGGGACCGACACGTCGTCGGGTCGAACTCCGCCCGACCGGACCGCCGAGGAGAGACCGGCAGGCTCCGCGACCGACGGCTCCGCCGGCACCGAGGGGGACGACGCCGACGAATCCGAGGGTTCGACCGCCCAACGGTCCGGTGCACCGAACCCCTCGCGCGCGCTGAGCGACGTCGGCCTCGGCGACGACGGTGACAGTCGCGGTCTGTTCGACGACCTGCTCTCGGGCGAGCCGATCTTCGAGAACAAGGAGGTGCTTCGACCCTCCTACACCCCGCACGAACTCCCCCACAGAACCGACCAGATCAATCAGATGGCGACGATTCTCGTCTCCGCGCTTCGCGGCGAGACCCCCTCGAACATCCTCATATACGGAAAGACGGGAACCGGCAAGACCGCGAGTGCGAAGTTCGTCAGCCAGGAACTAGAACGCACCTCCCAGAAGTACGACGTTCCCTGCGAAGTCGAGTACATCAACTGCGAAGTGACCGACACCCAGTATCGCGTGCTCGCACAGCTCGCCAACAAGTTCATCGAGAAGAACCACACGGTCATCGACGACAGTCTCCGTTCACTCGAAACGCTGGCCGGACAGGCACGCGAAGACGAGACTGCCCTCGCCGACACCGAGTTCGACGCCGTCGCCGACGTCGACGCCCGCATCTCCGAACTCGAACGCGACCGCGAGGAGATGGAGGCGGTTCCGATGACGGGGTGGCCGACCGACCGGGTCTACTCGACCTTCTTCGACGCCGTCGACTACAACGAGCGCGTCGTCGTCATCATGCTCGACGAGATCGACAAACTCGTCGAGAAGTCCGGCGACGACACGCTGTACAACCTCTCGCGGATGAACTCCGAGTTGGACAACTCGCGCATCTCTATCATGGGCATCTCCAACGACCTGAAGTTCACCGACTTCCTCGACCCGCGCGTCAAATCCTCGCTCGGCGAGGAGGAGATCGTCTTCCCGCCGTACGACGCCAACCAACTCCGCGATATCCTTCAGCACCGCGCGGACGTGGCGTTCAAAGGACATGCGCTCTCCGAACACGTCATCCCGCTCTGCGCCGCGTTCGCCGCGCAGGAACACGGTGACGCCCGTCGCGCGCTCGACCTCCTCCGGACCGCGGGCGAACTCGCCGAGCGGAGTCAGGCCGACGGCGTCGCCGAAACGCACGTCCGCCAAGCTCAGGACAAGATCGAACTCGACCGCGTCGTCGAGGTTGTTCGGACGCTCCCGACGCAGAGCAAGATCGTCCTGTTCTCCATCATCCTCCTCGAGAAGAACGGCGTCCACAACATCAACACCGGCGAGGTGTTCAACATCTACAAACGGCTCTGCGAGGAGATAGACGCCGACATCCTCACGCAGCGCCGCGTCACCGACCTCATCAGCGAGCTCGACATGCTCGGCATCGTCAACGCCGTTGTCGTCTCGAAGGGTCGCTACGGCCGCACGAAGGAGATCAGCCTCTCGGTTCCCATCGACGAAACCGAGGCTGTCCTGCTGACGGACTCGCGTCTCGGCGACATAGAGAACGCCCAACCCTTCGTCCAGGCGCGGTTCGACAACTGA
- a CDS encoding DNA-directed DNA polymerase II small subunit — protein MPLETPSRIVKALASRGYNAEREAVTLLASAANPPEALERAIETAPDDALRLTVDHVRAVLDGGANAADAPTKTTPDSPGSPDSPSSPDSPDSPDSVDSSSADPSVSTAPSTQNPSTPAGSPVETGGSDSPSAESITASAARSPDANADSEHVRDPAKRSLDIANDMTGASTGTGEYKQFVATFRDRYDRLSKLLRGRVNHRPAKAIGDMVGGSEVDLIGLVNDVRSTASGHWLVELEDTTGTFPCLVMKDKAIAENVAELLMDECIAIQGTLSDDSGIVFVDTLHFPDVPRTFKPKTADRHVQAALISDVHVGSQEFMADAWHSFTDWLHTPEADPVEYLLIAGDMVEGVGVYPNQDEELDVVDIYDQYEEFSEYLKEVPGDTEIVMIPGNHDAVRLAEPQPGFDEELRDIMTAHDARITSNPSTVTIENVSVLMYHGVSLDEVIAELPSEKASYDEPHKAMYQLLKKRHVAPQYGGHMRLAPEERDYLVIDDVPEVFHTGHVHKLGWGKYHNVLAVNSGCWQEQTDFQKSVNIDPDSGYAPILDLDTLDMTVRKFA, from the coding sequence GTGCCGCTGGAGACGCCCTCACGCATCGTGAAAGCGCTCGCCAGCCGCGGCTACAACGCCGAGCGCGAGGCCGTGACCCTGCTCGCCAGCGCAGCGAACCCGCCCGAGGCGTTGGAACGGGCCATCGAGACGGCTCCCGACGACGCGCTTCGACTCACCGTCGACCACGTCAGAGCGGTTCTCGACGGCGGAGCCAACGCGGCGGACGCGCCGACGAAGACGACTCCGGATTCGCCCGGTTCGCCCGACTCGCCCAGTTCGCCTGACTCGCCCGACTCGCCTGACTCGGTCGATTCGTCCTCCGCAGACCCGTCTGTTTCCACTGCACCCTCGACACAGAACCCGTCGACTCCGGCGGGTTCTCCAGTGGAAACGGGGGGGTCCGACTCGCCTTCTGCGGAGTCGATTACCGCATCGGCGGCCCGTTCGCCGGACGCGAACGCCGACTCTGAACACGTCCGCGACCCCGCGAAACGCTCGCTAGACATCGCCAACGACATGACCGGCGCGAGCACCGGAACCGGCGAGTACAAGCAGTTCGTCGCGACGTTCCGGGACCGGTACGACCGCCTGTCGAAGCTCCTTCGCGGACGCGTCAACCACCGACCGGCGAAGGCCATCGGCGACATGGTCGGCGGCAGCGAAGTCGACCTCATCGGCCTCGTCAACGACGTCCGCTCGACGGCGAGCGGCCACTGGCTCGTCGAACTGGAGGACACCACGGGGACGTTTCCCTGTCTGGTAATGAAGGACAAGGCGATCGCCGAGAACGTCGCCGAACTCCTGATGGACGAGTGTATCGCCATCCAGGGGACGCTGTCGGACGACTCCGGTATCGTCTTTGTCGACACGCTTCACTTCCCCGACGTGCCGCGGACGTTCAAGCCGAAGACGGCCGACAGACACGTCCAAGCCGCACTGATATCGGACGTCCACGTCGGCAGTCAGGAGTTCATGGCCGACGCGTGGCACTCCTTCACCGACTGGCTCCACACGCCCGAGGCCGACCCCGTCGAGTACCTGCTCATCGCCGGCGACATGGTCGAGGGCGTCGGCGTCTACCCGAATCAGGACGAGGAACTCGACGTCGTCGACATCTACGACCAGTACGAGGAGTTCTCGGAGTATCTCAAGGAAGTACCGGGCGACACGGAGATCGTCATGATTCCGGGCAACCACGACGCGGTCCGCCTCGCCGAACCGCAGCCCGGTTTCGACGAGGAACTCCGCGACATCATGACCGCCCACGACGCCCGCATCACCTCGAACCCCTCCACCGTCACTATCGAGAACGTCTCCGTTCTCATGTACCACGGCGTCTCGCTCGACGAGGTCATCGCCGAACTCCCATCGGAGAAAGCGAGCTACGACGAACCGCACAAGGCGATGTACCAACTTTTGAAGAAGCGCCACGTCGCCCCGCAGTACGGCGGTCACATGCGCCTCGCACCCGAGGAACGCGACTACCTCGTCATCGACGACGTTCCCGAGGTGTTCCACACCGGTCACGTCCACAAACTCGGCTGGGGGAAGTACCACAACGTGCTGGCCGTCAACTCGGGCTGCTGGCAGGAACAGACCGACTTCCAGAAGAGCGTCAACATCGACCCCGATTCCGGCTACGCGCCGATTCTCGACCTCGACACGCTGGACATGACGGTCCGGAAGTTCGCATAG
- a CDS encoding HalOD1 output domain-containing protein — MTRPEIVTSVVKAVAAVDRVDPAELDSLYEYIDPEILNKLYAQGRGEWRFTFQYSDHQITVTYDERIFVDGVLQSSEVAVRE; from the coding sequence ATGACCCGGCCTGAAATCGTCACCAGCGTTGTCAAAGCGGTGGCCGCCGTGGATAGGGTGGACCCGGCGGAACTCGATTCGCTTTACGAGTACATTGACCCGGAAATACTGAACAAATTATATGCGCAAGGGAGAGGCGAGTGGCGCTTTACGTTCCAATATTCTGATCACCAGATTACTGTGACCTACGACGAACGAATCTTTGTAGATGGTGTCTTGCAGTCATCGGAGGTAGCGGTCAGAGAGTAG
- a CDS encoding homing endonuclease associated repeat-containing protein, with the protein MNEHRNSNLPTETTVSTTSVDTDLPTDSRQTNEVSTTDETNTTTDACLSALRTAARQLGHSPSKADYEALGLTPASATIIRTLGGWNAAKEEAGLKTHSSTGSRVTPPPDDIDIDDSIRAEWATLSVDQRWHYRNREQNATRTLRRRDYIRAWVFEYKAASDGCSNCSEHHPACLDFHHLNPETKEKSISKMITYGYGKARLREEIEKCELLCANCHRKLHHRNRTGSWKRGRNENELTGDYENESLDKCEPENTTGYVSQPRTRSLTPTHAPADDD; encoded by the coding sequence ATGAACGAACACCGAAACTCGAATCTACCCACTGAGACGACCGTATCGACCACTTCCGTAGACACTGACTTACCCACCGACAGTAGGCAGACGAACGAAGTCAGTACGACGGACGAAACAAACACGACCACAGACGCCTGTCTCTCCGCGCTCCGTACTGCCGCACGCCAACTCGGTCACTCCCCCTCCAAAGCCGATTACGAAGCCCTCGGCCTCACTCCCGCATCTGCGACGATTATCCGTACGCTCGGCGGCTGGAACGCCGCTAAAGAAGAAGCGGGATTAAAGACGCATTCTTCGACTGGCTCACGCGTCACTCCCCCACCCGACGACATCGATATCGACGACTCCATTCGCGCTGAGTGGGCGACTCTCTCCGTCGACCAACGCTGGCACTACCGCAACCGTGAGCAGAACGCCACCCGCACACTACGTCGTCGCGACTACATCCGTGCGTGGGTCTTCGAGTACAAAGCAGCCTCTGACGGCTGTTCGAACTGCTCTGAACACCATCCTGCCTGTCTCGACTTCCACCATCTCAATCCCGAAACGAAGGAGAAATCGATTAGCAAAATGATCACCTACGGCTACGGAAAGGCCCGTCTTCGCGAAGAGATCGAAAAATGCGAACTTCTCTGTGCGAACTGCCACCGGAAACTCCACCACCGGAACCGAACTGGTAGCTGGAAACGAGGTCGAAATGAGAACGAACTAACGGGTGACTATGAGAACGAATCGCTCGACAAGTGTGAGCCCGAAAACACCACTGGGTACGTAAGCCAACCTAGAACACGAAGTCTGACTCCCACCCACGCTCCCGCTGACGACGATTAA
- a CDS encoding metallophosphoesterase family protein — translation MRLGVLSDIHGNLVALDAVLSDMPSVDGIVCAGDVVGYNPCPAECVERLRERGVPTVQGNHDRAVAEDVAFRFNEMARAGVEFARERLDGEQVDWLASLPQQRLVADRRVRLVHGHPDNPDHYTYPDEFMPELLDDEDVLVMGHTHVQAHELYDEGIVMNPGSVGQPRDGDSRAAYAIVDLDAMTVEERRVTYDIDEVVRAVEAECLPERIGTRLYEGK, via the coding sequence ATGCGGCTGGGTGTCCTCTCCGATATTCACGGTAATTTGGTCGCGCTCGATGCGGTTCTGTCAGATATGCCCTCCGTCGACGGCATCGTGTGCGCGGGCGACGTCGTCGGCTACAACCCGTGTCCCGCCGAGTGCGTCGAGCGACTCCGCGAGCGCGGGGTCCCGACCGTCCAGGGCAACCACGACCGCGCCGTCGCCGAGGATGTCGCGTTCCGGTTCAACGAGATGGCCCGCGCGGGCGTGGAGTTCGCCCGCGAACGGCTCGACGGCGAGCAGGTCGACTGGTTGGCGAGTCTACCGCAGCAGCGACTCGTCGCCGACCGCCGCGTCCGTCTGGTCCACGGTCATCCGGACAACCCGGACCACTACACCTACCCCGACGAGTTCATGCCCGAACTGCTCGACGACGAGGACGTGCTCGTGATGGGCCACACCCACGTCCAAGCGCACGAACTGTACGACGAGGGTATCGTGATGAACCCGGGCAGCGTCGGCCAACCCCGCGACGGCGACTCGCGGGCGGCGTACGCCATCGTCGATTTGGACGCGATGACCGTCGAGGAACGTCGCGTCACCTACGACATCGACGAAGTCGTCCGCGCCGTCGAGGCCGAGTGCCTCCCCGAACGCATCGGAACGCGACTGTACGAAGGGAAGTAG
- a CDS encoding OapC/ArvC family zinc-ribbon domain-containing protein produces the protein MSPDEISRAAPADASQGVDDGAEIDDKPDLSTLREELNEQFESIKIVSPGQYELNLMELYDRDSYIISLQEDGHYVIEVPETWNRDDD, from the coding sequence GTGAGTCCGGACGAAATCTCGCGCGCTGCACCCGCCGACGCATCACAGGGCGTGGACGACGGTGCCGAGATCGACGACAAACCGGATCTCTCGACGCTCCGCGAAGAACTCAACGAGCAGTTCGAGAGCATCAAAATCGTCAGTCCCGGGCAGTACGAACTGAACCTGATGGAACTGTACGACCGCGACTCCTACATCATCTCGCTGCAGGAAGACGGTCACTACGTCATCGAGGTCCCCGAGACGTGGAACCGAGACGACGACTGA
- a CDS encoding tryptophanase yields MRSYKAKMVEPISLPSREKRDEILDDAGYNAFNIPAEHVYVDLLTDSGTGTMSDEQWAALFRGDESYAGSTSFANLRDAVEDVMGFPHVVPTHQGRGAENVLYGCLVDEGDVVLNNAHFDTTRAHVANQGADPVDCPVEGAKDPSVDGPFKGNFSVDRARDIVSDVGADAVPVVVLTITNNSTAGQPVSVENTREVADFAAEIDATLVVDACRFAENAYFVQQREAEFEGSSVADIAREQLSYADAVTMSGKKEALVNIGGFAAMRDPGIFEAAKQRAILYEGFPTYGGMAGRDIEAMAVGLREAVEPPYVEERVRQVRELGELLEAEGVPVYKPVGGHAVYLDAGRLFSHLPSDQFPGQALVCELYREGGVRAVELGSFAFPGANRLELVRLAVPRRTYSREHLEHVAETAGAVAARRESVSGLEITGEPPVPELRHFSATLRPVSE; encoded by the coding sequence ATGCGCTCCTACAAGGCGAAGATGGTCGAACCCATCTCGCTTCCCTCCCGCGAGAAGCGGGACGAAATCCTCGACGACGCGGGCTACAACGCGTTCAACATCCCCGCCGAGCACGTCTACGTCGACCTGCTGACCGACAGCGGCACCGGGACGATGAGCGACGAGCAGTGGGCCGCGCTGTTCCGCGGCGACGAGTCCTACGCCGGCAGCACGAGTTTCGCGAACCTCCGCGACGCCGTGGAAGACGTGATGGGCTTTCCGCACGTCGTCCCAACCCATCAGGGCCGCGGCGCGGAGAACGTCCTCTACGGCTGCCTCGTCGACGAGGGCGACGTCGTGCTCAACAACGCGCACTTCGACACGACCCGCGCGCACGTCGCCAACCAGGGTGCGGACCCGGTCGACTGTCCCGTCGAGGGCGCGAAGGACCCGAGCGTCGACGGTCCGTTCAAGGGGAACTTCTCGGTCGACCGCGCTCGCGACATCGTCTCCGACGTCGGGGCTGACGCGGTTCCGGTCGTCGTGCTCACCATCACGAACAACTCGACGGCGGGCCAGCCGGTCAGCGTCGAGAACACCCGCGAAGTGGCCGACTTCGCCGCCGAAATCGACGCGACGCTCGTCGTCGACGCCTGCCGCTTCGCCGAGAACGCCTACTTCGTCCAGCAGCGCGAGGCCGAGTTCGAGGGGAGTTCGGTCGCCGATATCGCCCGCGAACAGCTGTCGTACGCCGACGCGGTGACGATGAGCGGCAAGAAGGAGGCGCTCGTCAACATCGGCGGCTTCGCCGCGATGCGCGACCCCGGGATCTTCGAGGCCGCCAAACAGCGCGCCATCCTCTACGAGGGCTTTCCCACCTACGGCGGGATGGCCGGCCGCGACATCGAAGCGATGGCCGTCGGCCTCCGCGAGGCCGTCGAACCGCCGTACGTCGAAGAACGCGTCCGACAGGTACGGGAACTCGGCGAGCTGCTCGAAGCCGAGGGCGTCCCCGTCTACAAACCCGTGGGTGGACACGCGGTGTATCTCGACGCGGGTCGACTGTTCTCGCACCTCCCGAGCGACCAGTTCCCCGGACAGGCGCTCGTCTGCGAACTCTACCGCGAGGGCGGCGTCCGCGCCGTCGAACTCGGTAGCTTCGCGTTCCCCGGCGCGAACCGACTCGAACTCGTCCGCCTCGCGGTTCCGCGCCGCACCTACTCGCGCGAACACCTCGAACACGTCGCGGAGACGGCGGGTGCGGTCGCCGCGCGCCGCGAGAGCGTGAGCGGCCTCGAAATCACCGGCGAACCGCCGGTACCGGAACTGCGACACTTCTCGGCCACGCTCCGACCCGTCTCGGAGTAA
- a CDS encoding S26 family signal peptidase: MFLREVLSSAAIVLAVGALLFAVAGVWPPMVAVESGSMEPHMERGDLIFITEPGRFAPDAGDGSGVVTYAEGQRADYRSLGSYGSVVVYDNPNSAGPPVIHRAMFRVEAGENWYEKANQEYITADNCEELAFCPAPYDAYITKGDNNPTYDQTSSISAPVKEEWVTGVARVRIPYLGWVRLAFSSTAPATTDAGPMVVLSPVGESTTADRLSKPSVTAELPPTTASGSP, from the coding sequence ATGTTTCTCCGGGAAGTGCTCAGCAGCGCCGCCATCGTTCTCGCTGTCGGGGCGCTCCTGTTCGCCGTCGCCGGCGTTTGGCCGCCGATGGTCGCCGTCGAGAGCGGAAGCATGGAACCGCACATGGAGCGAGGCGACCTCATATTCATCACGGAACCCGGTCGGTTCGCACCGGACGCCGGCGACGGGTCGGGAGTCGTCACGTACGCCGAGGGTCAGCGAGCGGACTACCGGTCGCTCGGGTCGTACGGTTCCGTCGTCGTCTACGACAACCCCAACAGCGCCGGACCGCCGGTCATCCACCGGGCGATGTTTCGGGTCGAAGCGGGCGAAAACTGGTACGAGAAGGCCAACCAGGAGTACATCACCGCGGACAACTGCGAGGAACTGGCGTTCTGTCCCGCGCCGTACGACGCCTACATCACGAAAGGCGACAACAACCCGACGTACGACCAGACGAGTTCCATCAGTGCACCCGTCAAAGAGGAGTGGGTAACGGGCGTCGCGCGGGTTCGTATCCCGTACCTCGGATGGGTCCGACTCGCCTTTTCGAGCACCGCACCCGCGACGACCGACGCCGGACCGATGGTCGTCCTCTCACCGGTGGGGGAGTCGACGACCGCCGACCGTCTCTCGAAACCGAGCGTGACCGCCGAGTTGCCTCCGACGACGGCGTCCGGTTCACCGTAG
- a CDS encoding aspartate kinase, protein MRVVAKFGGTSLGSGDRINRAADSVAAAVEEGHEIAVVASAMGNTTDDLLDEIQFEADDRDRAEIVSMGERTSVRMLKAALAARGVDALFVEPGSEEWPIITNDLGEVDVEETQRRAAALAKRLDGVVPVITGFLAQNADGEITTLGRGGSDTSAVMLGKYMNADEVVIVTDVEGVMTGDPRVVEGARNVGRITVDELRNLSFRGAEVVAPSALSYKDDHLAVRVVHYQHGDLLTGGTQIEGQFRNLIDLQETELACLTVAGRAIRNRPGILADLSESLRESNINIEAVASGMDSVTFYVATEEAEEAESLLHDAVVADQSLSSVTVDESVAVIRITGGELPNQPGIIRGIVSPLAEAGINIHDLITSATSVAIFVDWADREKTLDIVQQRM, encoded by the coding sequence ATGCGCGTAGTCGCGAAGTTCGGTGGGACGAGTCTCGGTAGCGGCGACCGAATCAATCGCGCCGCCGACTCCGTCGCCGCGGCGGTCGAGGAGGGTCACGAGATCGCCGTCGTCGCCAGTGCGATGGGGAACACGACCGACGACCTGCTGGACGAGATTCAGTTCGAAGCCGACGACCGCGACCGCGCCGAAATCGTCAGCATGGGCGAACGGACGAGCGTCCGGATGCTGAAAGCCGCCCTCGCGGCCCGCGGGGTCGACGCGCTGTTCGTCGAACCCGGCAGCGAGGAGTGGCCCATCATCACGAACGACCTCGGCGAGGTCGACGTCGAGGAGACGCAGCGCCGCGCCGCCGCACTCGCGAAGCGACTCGACGGCGTCGTCCCGGTCATCACCGGTTTCCTCGCCCAGAACGCCGACGGCGAGATAACGACGCTCGGCCGCGGCGGCAGCGACACCAGCGCCGTCATGCTCGGCAAGTACATGAACGCCGACGAGGTCGTCATCGTCACCGACGTCGAGGGCGTCATGACCGGCGACCCCCGCGTCGTCGAGGGCGCGCGAAACGTCGGCCGCATCACCGTCGACGAACTCCGAAACCTCTCGTTCCGCGGCGCCGAGGTCGTCGCGCCGAGCGCGTTGAGTTACAAAGACGACCACCTCGCGGTCCGCGTCGTCCACTACCAACACGGCGACCTGCTGACCGGCGGCACGCAGATAGAGGGGCAGTTCCGCAACCTCATCGACCTCCAGGAGACCGAACTGGCCTGTCTCACCGTCGCCGGACGTGCGATTCGAAATCGTCCGGGCATCCTCGCGGACCTCTCGGAGTCGCTTCGAGAGTCCAACATCAACATCGAAGCCGTCGCCAGCGGGATGGACTCGGTCACCTTCTACGTCGCCACCGAAGAGGCAGAGGAGGCCGAGAGCCTGCTGCACGACGCCGTCGTCGCCGACCAGTCGCTCTCCAGCGTCACCGTCGACGAATCCGTCGCGGTCATCCGAATCACGGGCGGCGAACTGCCGAATCAGCCGGGAATCATCCGCGGCATCGTCTCGCCGCTTGCGGAGGCGGGCATCAACATCCACGACCTCATCACCAGCGCGACCTCCGTCGCCATCTTCGTCGACTGGGCCGACCGCGAGAAGACGCTCGACATCGTCCAACAGCGGATGTAA
- a CDS encoding Era-like GTP-binding protein, whose amino-acid sequence MGLLTELRDSISRVTDRLFSASEPKRIGIYGPPNAGKTTLANRIARDWTGDAIGPESHIPHETRRARRKENVEIERNGRAVTIDIVDTPGVTTKVDYKEFLDHDIDKDDAVRRSREATEGVAEAMHWLREDVDGVIYVLDSAEDPFTQVNTMLIGIIESRELPVLIFANKTDLEGSNVKQIANAFPQHETVPLSALEGENMDEVYDKIAEYFG is encoded by the coding sequence ATGGGACTGCTCACAGAACTCAGAGACAGCATATCACGGGTCACCGACCGGCTGTTCTCGGCCTCCGAACCGAAGCGAATCGGTATCTACGGACCGCCGAACGCCGGAAAGACGACCCTCGCAAACCGCATCGCCCGCGACTGGACAGGTGACGCCATCGGTCCGGAGAGTCACATCCCGCACGAGACGCGTCGCGCTCGGCGGAAAGAGAACGTCGAAATAGAGCGCAACGGTCGCGCCGTCACCATCGACATCGTCGACACGCCCGGCGTGACGACGAAAGTCGACTACAAGGAGTTCCTCGACCACGACATCGACAAAGACGACGCGGTCCGTCGCTCCCGGGAGGCGACCGAAGGTGTCGCCGAGGCCATGCACTGGCTCCGTGAGGACGTCGACGGCGTCATCTACGTACTCGACAGCGCAGAAGACCCGTTCACGCAGGTGAACACCATGCTCATCGGCATCATCGAGAGCCGCGAACTGCCGGTGCTCATCTTCGCGAACAAGACGGACCTCGAAGGTTCGAACGTCAAACAGATCGCCAACGCCTTCCCGCAGCACGAGACGGTGCCGCTGTCGGCGCTCGAAGGTGAGAACATGGACGAAGTGTACGACAAGATCGCGGAGTACTTCGGGTGA